CTGTGTCTATACAACCGACACCGCGCAGATCGTATTCGTCGACACCCCGGGCCTACACGACCCGCAGAACCTGCTGAGCCGCCGCATCCTGCGGGAGGCGTTCCGCGCCCTGCGGGAGGTGGACGTGATCGCGTACATGGTCGAACCGTGGGGGAAGGTCTCCGACTACGACCGCCAACTGTTCGACCGCCTCCCCGAGCCCGTCCCGCCCATGATCCTCCTCGTGAACAAGGTCGACCTCGCCAAGGGGAACGCCCTGGAGGAGACTCTCCTCGCGTACGACGCCACCGGGAAGTTCGTCGAGCTGATCCCGATCTGCGCCACTCAGGGACTGGGGATCGCCGACGCTGTAAACACCATCATCTCCTACCTTCCGGAGAGGCCGCCCCTGTTCCCTCCGGACGTAAAGACCGACCAGCCGGAGGAGTTCCTGATCGCCGAACTGATTCGGGAGAAGGTCTTCCAGCTCACCTACCAGGAGGTCCCGTATTCGACGGCGGTGCGGGTGAAGTGGATGCACGAGCGCGACGACGGAATCCTCGAGATCAAGGCCGAGATCGTGGTCGACCGCGACTCCCAGAAGGGGATCGTGATCGGGAAAGGGGGGAGCTTGATAAAGAAGATCG
The sequence above is a segment of the Candidatus Bipolaricaulota bacterium genome. Coding sequences within it:
- the era gene encoding GTPase Era, which produces CVYTTDTAQIVFVDTPGLHDPQNLLSRRILREAFRALREVDVIAYMVEPWGKVSDYDRQLFDRLPEPVPPMILLVNKVDLAKGNALEETLLAYDATGKFVELIPICATQGLGIADAVNTIISYLPERPPLFPPDVKTDQPEEFLIAELIREKVFQLTYQEVPYSTAVRVKWMHERDDGILEIKAEIVVDRDSQKGIVIGKGGSLIKKIGTQARVEIERLLGKHVFLELRVAVRKGWTRDAAEIERLT